A genomic region of Hippoglossus hippoglossus isolate fHipHip1 chromosome 8, fHipHip1.pri, whole genome shotgun sequence contains the following coding sequences:
- the rabep2 gene encoding rab GTPase-binding effector protein 2, whose product MEELSGETMNTGDSEASLQAQLAECRAQAEHWQGVATICELSKQEELAELQKQCDQEIQSLQEALRETAAQYEARIAVLQSQPVEWRRSSVQSMMSGRRSRMDAEVSSSESLTSNTSRMTEAEAMASIERTRGQPAELEAAADGEGAQLTAEGYFSLRHCDSASLSSFSLDTPSLPRKLHAQEDTDSLVSTGTLVPEAIYLPPAGHRLVTHGDWDALNAQVSELRGEVSRLEAEKEELEKELDTQTNHTHKQVSMLQSQVQTSEALLLDLQKSFSQSQNAVQSRLAELSFSQRKMCNELSRLKGDEVEDEVADPSLQATLQGAHCEERLRIEIVNLREQLDTRTEENEVLEVQLSSLKTETERIQAQRDQLQAELAACRNELDALRVALSHVQSTNKALGKDKAALHQQCLELRSQAISLRSQVDTIQTVQRDFVQLSQSLQVKLEVIRQAESLEQVKEILEEGVSEAGSSPADAS is encoded by the exons ATGGAGGAGCTGTCAGGGGAGACGATGAACACCGGAGACTCAG AGGCGAGCCTGCAGGCCCAGCTAGCCGAGTGCCGAGCTCAGGCCGAACACTGGCAGGGAGTGGCGACGATCTGCGAGCTGAGCAAACAGGAGGAACtggcagagctgcagaaacaatGTGATCAAGAGATCCAGTCGCTGCAGGAGGCTCTCAGAg AGACAGCAGCGCAGTATGAGGCCAGGATAGCGGTTCTCCAGTCTCAGCCTGTGGAGTGGAGGAGATCCAGTGTACAGAGCATG ATGAGTGGAAGGAGAAGCAGGATGGACGCTGAAGTCTCCAGTAGCGAATCTTTGACATCGAACACCAGCAGGATGACAGAGGCTGAGGCGATGGCATCGATAGAGAGGACTCGTGGCCAGCCGGCAGAGCTTGAAGCCGCCGCGGACGGTGAAGGGGCTCAGCTTACGGCAGAGGGTTATTTTTCACTGCGGCACTGCGACTCGGCCTCGTTGTCCTCCTTCTCCTTAGACACGCCCTCCCTGCCCAGGAAACTCCACGCTCAGGAAGACACGGACTCACTGGTGTCCACAGGAACTTTGGTGCCCGAGGCCATTTACTTGCCACCTGCTGGACACCGACTGGTCACACACGGCGACTGGGATGCACTCAATGCTCAG GTTTCAGAGCTGCGAGGGGAGGTGAGCCGGCTGGAGGCggagaaggaggagctggagaaagaaCTGGACACGCAgaccaaccacacacacaaacag GTGTCAATGCTCCAGTCTCAGGTGCAGACTTCAGAGGCCCTCCTCCTGGATTTGCAGAAATCTTTTAGCCAATCACAGAATGCAGTCCAGAGCCGGCTG GCGGAGTTGTCTTTTTCTCAGAGAAAGATGTGCAACGAGCTGTCCAGACTGAAAGGAGACGAGGTTGAGGATGAGGTGGCAGACCCTTCACTCCAAGCAACACTACAG GGGGCGCACTGTGAGGAGCGTCTTCGCATTGAGATAGTGAACTTGAGGGAGCAGCTGGACACTCGGACAGAGGAGAACG AGGTTTTAGAAG tgcagcTGTCCAGTCTgaagacggagacagagaggattCAGGCTCAGAGGGACCAGCTGCAGGCTGAACTGGCGGCCTGCCGCAATGAACTGGACGCCCTACGGGTGGCGCTCTCTCATGTACAGAGCACCAACAAGGCTCTCGGCAAAGATAAA GCGGCTCTGCACCAACAGTGTCTGGAGCTGCGAAGTCAAGCGATCAGCCTGCGCTCACAGGTCGACACCATCCAGACTGTGCAGAGGGACTTTGTCCAGCTCTCCCAGTCGCTGCAG GTGAAGCTTGAGGTAATTCGACAGGCGGAGAGTCTGGAACAAGTCAAGGAAATCCTGGAAGAGGGCGTCAGTGAAGCCGGCTCCTCGCCTGCAGACGCCTCGTGA